A genome region from Populus alba chromosome 5, ASM523922v2, whole genome shotgun sequence includes the following:
- the LOC118062283 gene encoding ammonium transporter 2 member 4, protein MAEFPTNLLPDEASPEWINKGDNAWQLTAATPVGLQSVPGLVILYGSIVKKKWAVNSASMTLYAFAAVLVCWGYHMSFGNKMLPFLGRPNISLDQKFLLDKAYVGATLVYFQIVFAAITLILVAGALLGRMNFHLWMLFVTLWLTFSYTFTAYSLWCPDGWLAKQGIIDYAGGYVIYLSSGVAGFTAAYWVTNLGPRTNKDRERFPPNNILLMLAGAGLLWLGWSGFNGGGPFAASTDASLAILNTHVCTATSLLTWLLLDIVFFGKPSVIGATQGMITGLVCITPAAGVVQGWAAIPMGILSGSIPWYSMMVLHKKIWLLKQVDDTMAVFHTHAVAGSLGGILAGFFANPKLNRIFYMVKDWQHYIGLAYGLQNGRTAAGLKQMGVQLLGILFVVVLNVFVTSAICLLIRFVVPLRLTDEELQTGDDAIHGEEADALWGDGEKYESKHNSLHGVEEFPQAVSKEVEMA, encoded by the exons ATGGCAGAATTTCCAACCAACCTATTGCCCGATGAGGCAAGCCCGGAGTGGATAAACAAAGGAGACAACGCGTGGCAACTCACGGCAGCAACTCCTGTGGGTCTTCAAAGTGTGCCGGGCCTTGTGATCCTTTATGGCAGTATCGTGAAAAAGAAATGGGCTGTAAACTCCGCATCTATGACCTTATACGCCTTCGCGGCTGTGCTCGTGTGCTGGGGCTACCACATGTCATTCGGAAACAAAATGCTTCCTTTCCTTGGCAGGCCCAATATTTCCTTGGACCAAAAGTTTCTTTTGGACAAAGCCTATGTTGGTGCGACCCTGGTCTATTTCCAGATTGTGTTCGCTGCGATCACGTTGATTCTGGTGGCTGGGGCGTTGCTTGGAAGGATGAATTTTCATTTGTGGATGCTGTTTGTAACACTTTGGCTTACCTTCTCTTACACTTTCACTGCTTATAGTCTTTGGTGTCCTGATGGTTGGTTAGCTAAGCAAGGGATCATTGATTACGCTGGAGGATATGTCATTTACCTTTCCTCTGGCGTTGCTGGTTTTACCGCAGCTTATTGGGTAACTAACT TGGGACCAAGGACAAACAAGGACAGGGAAAGGTTCCCACCAAACAACATTCTACTGATGCTGGCAGGTGCTGGGCTGCTTTGGTTGGGGTGGAGTGGTTTCAACGGCGGTGGTCCTTTCGCTGCCAGTACAGATGCATCTCTGGCCATTCTTAACACCCATGTGTGCACTGCTACCAGCTTGTTGACCTGGCTCCTTCTTGACATTGTTTTCTTTGGAAAACCCTCTGTGATTGGAGCCACTCAGGGCATGATCACTGGTCTCGTTTGTATCACCCCTGCTGCTG GAGTTGTGCAAGGTTGGGCTGCCATCCCGATGGGGATATTGTCCGGAAGCATTCCATGGTACAGTATGATGGTCCTGCACAAGAAAATATGGCTTCTCAAACAAGTTGATGACACCATGGCAGTTTTCCACACCCATGCTGTTGCAGGGAGCTTAGGAGGTATCCTTGCAGGCTTTTTTGCTAATCCGAAGCTCAACCGCATCTTTTACATGGTAAAGGACTGGCAGCATTACATAGGACTTGCCTATGGCCTACAAAATGGCAGGACCGCTGCAGGACTCAAGCAAATGGGCGTTCAGTTGCTAGGAATTCTTTTTGTGGTTGTTCTTAACGTTTTTGTCACTAGTGCGATATGTTTGTTGATTCGGTTTGTAGTTCCATTAAGATTGACTGATGAGGAATTGCAAACTGGCGATGATGCTATTCATGGAGAAGAAGCCGATGCATTGTGGGGTGATGGGGAAAAGTACGAGTCCAAGCACAACTCACTTCACGGCGTTGAAGAGTTCCCTCAAGCTGTGTCAAAAGAGGTTGAGATGGCTTGA
- the LOC118061640 gene encoding guanine nucleotide-binding protein subunit gamma 1, producing the protein MESETASSVDEQVSGGVGGGGGGGGGTSAGADTRGKHRILAELKRVEQEIKFLEEELEELEKTDNVSTVCEELLRKMENIPDPLLSLTNGPANPLWDRWFEGPQKSQGCVCRIL; encoded by the exons ATGGAGTCTGAAACGGCGTCGTCGGTTGATGAACAAGTTAGCGgtggtgttggtggtggtggaggaggaggaggaggtacGTCGGCGGGAGCTGATACGAGAGGAAAACATCGGATTCTTGCTGAACTAAAGCGCGTGGAGcaagaaataaagtttttggAG GAAGAGTTGGAGGAGCTCGAAAAGACAGataatgtatcaactgtgtgtGAAGA GTTGCTGCGCAAAATGGAGAACATACCCGATCCGCTTCTCTCACT AACAAATGGCCCTGCAAACCCATTGTGGGATCGATGGTTTGAGGGGCCCCAGAAATCACAAGGTTGCGTGTGCAGGATACTCTGA
- the LOC118061639 gene encoding uncharacterized protein yields MKFKEGNLVEVLRRDHEPCGSWFPGSVVSARGNYCKIRYKSLSDNKGEPVVEKVREEDVRPQPPHKKGKRWMVGDVAEIFDFQCWREGKIAKVLNNNLFVVRLFGSIQLKEFHESSIRIQQAWHNNNWSVIGKVAQKIEHSKKCAENKSKHSGSLVRRALVPVRRKDPCLLEKDGQKHLKDGQHSVKMGLDQHHLERSSKDLVSCMEGCHKQLVRNLPFFKRADNISSEKLIVDEKFKGSSEMNANMVKATTEWLYTSSRPLLTADSNQSSVASCSSNGFADSSSHNFQTPLDNASHRSDAESSFVSFSFIKRLTPYFEQKLEAEIHELEFHAYRSTVQALYASGPLSWEQESLLTNLRLSLHISDEEHLLHLRQLLSTQVL; encoded by the exons ATGAAGTTTAAAGAAGGGAATTTGGTGGAGGTTTTAAGAAGAGACCATGAGCCATGTGGTTCGTGGTTTCCCGGAAGTGTAGTTTCGGCCCGTGGCAATTATTGTAAAATTAGGTACAAATCACTGTCGGACAACAAGGGAGAGCCAGTCGTGGAGAAGGTGCGTGAGGAGGATGTCAGGCCTCAGCCCCCtcataaaaaagggaaaagatggATGGTTGGTGATGTTGCTGAGATCTTTGATTTTCAATGCTGGAGAGAAGGAAAAATCGCAAAGGTGTTGAATAATAACCTCTTTGTTGTGAGGCTGTTCGGGTCCATCCAACTCAAAGAATTTCATGAATCGAGCATAAGGATTCAGCAGGCTTGGCATAATAATAATTGGTCGGTGATAGGGAAG GTTGCTCAAAAGATAGAACACTCCAAAAAATGTGCAGAAAATAAGTCAAAGCATTCTGGTAGCTTGGTGCGAAGGGCTCTGGTACCAGTGAGGAGGAAAGATCCATGCTTACTAGAGAAAGATGGACAAAAACACCTTAAAGATGGACAGCATAGTGTCAAAATGGGACTTGACCAGCATCATCTTGAAAGATCTTCAAAGGACCTGGTTTCTTGTATGGAAGGATGCCACAAGCAACTTGTACGGAATCTTCCTTTTTTTAAGCGGGCAGACAACATTTCTTCTGAAAAATTAATAGTGGATGAGAAATTTAAGGGATCTAGTGAGATGAATGCCAACATGGTAAAAGCAACTACTGAGTGGTTATATACTTCTTCCAGGCCTCTTTTGACTGCAGATAGCAACCAAAGTTCTGTTGCTAGCTGCAGTTCTAATGGCTTCGCCGACTCCTCCAGTCATAATTTCCAAACACCATTGGATAATGCATCCCATAGGTCAGATGCCGAGTCAtcatttgtttccttttctttcatcaaGCGTTTAACTCCTTATTTTGAACAAAAGCTAGAAGCTGAAATCCATGAGCTAGAGTTCCATGCTTATCGGTCAACTGTGCAGGCATTATATGCCTCAGGTCCCTTAAGTTGGGAGCAAGAGTCACTCCTAACAAATCTTCGCCTATCCCTTCACATTTCAGACGAGGAACATCTGCTCCATCTGAGGCAACTATTGTCCACTCAGGTCCTGTaa